The Anoxybacillus flavithermus genome has a segment encoding these proteins:
- a CDS encoding sugar ABC transporter substrate-binding protein, with the protein MAQKKWTISLIVLLLLFLYVFFHFITVTKQLEKTVAKLQHEQKETSHLPHVILISQEFDNPYWRKIEQGAKEAGKNYDVNIEYIGPLRTSVDEQVKLLEKAIASRVDGIIVQNLKDEAFIPLIDKAISRNIPVITIDADAPKSRRIAYVGTNNFEAGQLLGKAVVSRVEGERELGVMIGTDTSENQRLRLQGFLSVIAEHPRLKVVSVASSNISRIQASIQAEQMLRKHPHISVMVGTSALDAIGIRMATKNLHRQDIQIFGFDDVEETIEAIQQGDIVATVVQKPYDMGYSAVKLMVEHLSGKQIQKEHFTAIEVIDRQNVQQERNK; encoded by the coding sequence ATGGCACAAAAAAAATGGACAATTAGCCTTATTGTACTACTCCTTTTGTTTTTATATGTTTTTTTTCATTTTATCACCGTAACAAAGCAACTAGAAAAAACAGTAGCAAAACTACAACACGAACAAAAAGAAACATCTCATCTTCCACATGTCATTTTAATATCGCAGGAATTTGACAATCCGTATTGGCGGAAAATTGAACAAGGAGCAAAGGAGGCAGGAAAAAACTATGATGTAAATATTGAATACATCGGTCCGCTCCGAACAAGCGTTGATGAGCAAGTAAAATTGCTTGAAAAAGCAATTGCTTCTCGTGTTGATGGAATTATTGTACAAAATCTAAAAGACGAAGCATTTATACCACTTATTGACAAAGCAATTTCACGAAATATACCTGTCATTACAATCGATGCGGATGCTCCAAAAAGTCGTCGCATCGCTTATGTTGGAACAAATAATTTTGAAGCCGGTCAATTGCTTGGAAAGGCAGTTGTTTCCCGTGTGGAAGGAGAACGTGAGCTTGGGGTTATGATCGGAACGGATACATCAGAAAACCAACGTCTACGTTTGCAAGGATTTTTGTCTGTTATTGCTGAACATCCGCGCTTAAAAGTTGTTTCTGTTGCCTCGTCGAACATTTCACGCATTCAAGCGTCGATTCAAGCGGAACAAATGTTGCGAAAACATCCGCATATTTCGGTAATGGTCGGTACAAGTGCACTTGATGCAATCGGCATCCGAATGGCGACAAAAAATTTACATCGTCAGGACATTCAAATTTTCGGGTTTGATGATGTAGAAGAAACAATAGAAGCCATTCAACAAGGGGACATTGTCGCAACGGTCGTTCAAAAACCTTACGATATGGGTTATTCCGCAGTCAAGTTAATGGTTGAGCATCTTTCTGGTAAACAAATTCAAAAAGAACATTTTACAGCGATTGAAGTCATTGATCGTCAAAACGTTCAGCAGGAGAGAAACAAATGA
- a CDS encoding two-component sensor histidine kinase, with protein MKIRTKLFVFIPLLVLLLNCIAFFIFQSGKKVQESYDVMMQRIFLYKQISLETQENVRFLSSYLIHQDEYNYKQLIEHKQQLEKLHRELTERQLDGNDAFTLENYKNMVYVFLDLEQAIIHKLTKQQFTGYADQYNEIEKIASFIREDSQALVDVELSLYQPVYKQILQHTARMNELGGTLFVLTTILSIVFAIWLSRTIVIPIHHLVHVAKKISSGQLDTRIPRFDGHDEIGLLGQTFQHMIENLRILISKNMEILEKEKLVRELELKALQSQINPHFLFNTLNVISKLAYIEGAEQTSELTVSTSNLLRYNLRKLDQPVTLREEVEHAKEYFAIQKARFRDRVTFEVKVDESCLEQPIPCLTLQPLIENAFIHGIEGMEEGANIQLIIEEKRNCIQITIADNGVGMPYDVQRAIMDASYSLTKTGHSTGLGLENVLRRLQLFYGVEKILEIKSAPNEGTAIILRLPRRERDVQAAHC; from the coding sequence ATGAAAATCCGGACGAAATTGTTTGTTTTTATTCCACTTCTCGTTCTTTTATTGAATTGTATTGCGTTTTTTATTTTCCAAAGCGGAAAAAAAGTACAAGAAAGCTATGATGTCATGATGCAACGTATTTTTTTATACAAGCAAATCTCACTTGAAACTCAGGAAAATGTTCGGTTTTTAAGTAGCTATTTGATTCATCAAGACGAATATAATTATAAACAGCTTATTGAACATAAACAACAACTCGAAAAGTTGCATCGTGAACTAACAGAAAGACAATTGGACGGAAACGATGCGTTTACACTTGAAAATTATAAAAATATGGTTTATGTTTTTCTCGATTTAGAGCAAGCGATTATTCATAAGCTGACAAAACAGCAATTCACAGGTTATGCGGATCAGTACAACGAAATTGAGAAAATCGCTTCATTTATTCGAGAAGATAGTCAAGCGCTTGTCGACGTTGAGCTCAGCTTATATCAACCTGTATACAAGCAAATATTACAGCATACGGCACGGATGAATGAGCTGGGTGGAACGCTGTTTGTTTTAACGACCATTTTAAGCATTGTATTTGCGATATGGCTATCGCGAACCATCGTCATTCCGATCCATCACCTTGTTCACGTAGCAAAAAAAATATCATCCGGTCAATTAGATACACGTATCCCTCGTTTTGATGGGCACGATGAAATCGGTTTGCTTGGTCAAACGTTTCAACATATGATTGAAAATTTGCGCATATTAATCTCTAAAAATATGGAAATATTAGAAAAAGAAAAACTAGTGCGTGAACTAGAGTTAAAAGCGTTACAAAGTCAAATTAATCCGCACTTTCTATTTAATACGCTAAACGTCATTTCAAAACTCGCCTATATTGAAGGGGCGGAACAGACGAGTGAGCTGACTGTATCTACATCGAATTTATTGCGCTACAACTTACGGAAGCTCGATCAACCTGTTACGTTGCGTGAAGAAGTCGAACATGCGAAAGAGTATTTTGCGATTCAAAAAGCCCGTTTTCGCGATCGTGTGACTTTCGAAGTCAAAGTGGATGAATCATGTTTAGAACAACCCATTCCTTGTTTAACGTTGCAACCGCTTATTGAAAACGCTTTTATTCATGGGATTGAAGGAATGGAAGAAGGGGCAAATATTCAATTAATCATTGAAGAAAAAAGAAATTGCATTCAAATAACAATTGCTGATAACGGTGTAGGGATGCCGTACGATGTACAACGGGCGATTATGGACGCATCGTATTCATTAACGAAAACAGGTCATTCCACAGGACTTGGGTTAGAAAATGTATTGAGGCGTCTTCAGCTTTTTTACGGAGTCGAGAAAATACTTGAAATAAAAAGTGCGCCAAACGAAGGAACGGCCATCATTTTACGATTACCAAGGAGGGAGAGAGATGTACAAGCTGCTCATTGCTGA
- a CDS encoding DNA-binding response regulator translates to MYKLLIADDEPLEREGLQLMIERAFPHTFTIFHAEHGRSAIQQVEQHRPHIIFMDMKMPGIQGLEAIAEIRKMDAQAKIVILTAYDYFTYAKEAISFGVSEYVLKPAKKQQMIDLLQKLLQQIAEEQAMREQQLAAREKLVQLQALGEMAWTWLFMGKMDECAAHTFTGMEFESGYAIVVELEKADAYEREKWEETVKQCIKQQRRCLCSSLNQRQMAIFIEAKQDEYVISFVQSLLKQLEKALQQRVKIGIGTIQSGVDGMKRSYKEASIAVRYVSSFSRVMHVDDVPLTDEVEQTTIKTGGSVIEQVEMFLQENYCYDVTLEEVAKYVHLTPYYFSKLFKKETGQTFIDYLTNLRIEKAKQLMRDEGLTVKEACYRVGYKDPNYFSRVFKKVTNMTPTEYRQDVCERA, encoded by the coding sequence ATGTACAAGCTGCTCATTGCTGATGACGAACCGCTAGAGCGGGAAGGATTGCAATTGATGATTGAACGGGCTTTTCCGCATACGTTCACCATCTTTCATGCCGAACACGGTCGCAGCGCCATTCAGCAAGTGGAACAACACCGGCCACACATTATTTTTATGGATATGAAAATGCCTGGTATTCAAGGACTCGAGGCAATCGCAGAAATACGAAAAATGGATGCGCAAGCGAAGATCGTTATTTTAACTGCATACGATTACTTTACATATGCAAAAGAAGCGATTTCTTTCGGTGTAAGTGAATACGTGTTAAAACCTGCGAAAAAACAACAAATGATTGATTTGTTACAAAAATTGTTACAGCAAATTGCAGAAGAACAAGCGATGCGTGAACAACAATTGGCTGCTCGTGAGAAACTCGTTCAGCTGCAAGCGTTAGGCGAGATGGCTTGGACGTGGTTGTTCATGGGGAAGATGGATGAATGTGCGGCTCATACGTTTACCGGTATGGAATTTGAAAGCGGATACGCAATAGTCGTGGAACTGGAAAAGGCTGATGCATATGAACGTGAAAAATGGGAAGAAACGGTGAAGCAATGCATAAAACAACAGCGACGTTGTTTATGTAGCTCGCTTAATCAAAGACAAATGGCAATTTTTATTGAAGCCAAGCAGGACGAATATGTCATTTCGTTTGTTCAATCGCTGTTAAAACAGCTCGAGAAAGCATTACAACAGCGAGTAAAGATCGGTATTGGCACGATCCAGTCAGGTGTTGATGGAATGAAACGCTCATATAAAGAGGCATCGATAGCAGTTCGTTACGTTTCCTCATTCAGTCGAGTGATGCATGTCGATGATGTTCCGCTGACGGATGAAGTGGAACAAACGACAATAAAAACAGGCGGTAGTGTCATTGAACAAGTCGAAATGTTTTTGCAAGAAAACTACTGTTATGATGTGACGCTTGAGGAAGTAGCAAAATATGTTCACTTAACGCCGTATTATTTCAGCAAACTATTTAAAAAAGAAACGGGCCAAACATTTATCGATTATTTAACCAATTTACGCATCGAAAAAGCGAAGCAATTGATGCGTGATGAAGGATTAACAGTGAAAGAGGCTTGTTATCGTGTCGGATATAAAGACCCAAACTATTTTAGTCGTGTGTTTAAAAAAGTGACGAATATGACGCCAACAGAATATCGCCAAGATGTGTGCGAGCGTGCATAA
- a CDS encoding D-xylose ABC transporter substrate-binding protein produces MKWWKHVAKGAATFVLASALTACGVVSSGNEGGSESTKKDDDKIVIGFSMDTLKEERWQRDKELFEAKVKELGAEVKTLAANGDDAAQLSQAEQLISEGVDVLVVVPHNAEASAAIVEKAHKEGIPVISYDRLIKNAEVDYYVSFDNVRVGEMQAQAIVEKAPKGNYVYIGGADTDNNAHLFRQGAMNVLKPLEEKGDIKIVYDQFSKDWKPEEALKNMENALTANNNNIQAVVAANDGTAGGVIQALAAQGLAGKVPVSGQDAELAALQRIVEGTQTMTVYKPIKAIATKAAEMAVALAKGEKIETNQTVSNGKIDVPSVLLDPIAVTKDNVVDTVIKDGYHKLEDVFKNVPKDQWPKQ; encoded by the coding sequence GTGAAGTGGTGGAAACATGTCGCAAAAGGGGCGGCAACATTCGTATTAGCATCCGCATTAACAGCGTGCGGTGTCGTATCTTCGGGAAACGAAGGGGGAAGCGAATCGACGAAAAAAGACGATGATAAAATTGTCATCGGTTTTTCGATGGATACGTTAAAGGAAGAGCGTTGGCAACGAGATAAAGAATTGTTTGAGGCAAAAGTGAAAGAGCTTGGTGCGGAAGTGAAAACGTTAGCAGCGAACGGAGATGATGCGGCACAGTTAAGCCAAGCAGAACAGCTTATTTCAGAAGGTGTCGATGTTCTTGTCGTTGTACCTCATAACGCTGAGGCATCGGCAGCGATTGTAGAAAAAGCGCATAAAGAAGGTATTCCTGTTATTTCTTATGACCGTTTAATTAAAAATGCGGAAGTAGATTATTATGTTTCGTTTGACAACGTGCGTGTCGGTGAAATGCAAGCTCAAGCGATTGTAGAAAAAGCGCCGAAAGGAAACTACGTTTATATCGGTGGAGCAGATACAGATAACAACGCTCATTTATTCCGCCAAGGAGCGATGAACGTATTAAAGCCACTTGAAGAAAAAGGCGACATTAAAATTGTTTACGATCAATTCTCAAAAGATTGGAAACCAGAAGAAGCTTTAAAAAATATGGAAAACGCATTAACAGCGAACAACAATAACATTCAAGCCGTTGTTGCAGCGAATGATGGCACAGCAGGCGGTGTCATTCAAGCATTAGCAGCACAAGGTTTAGCAGGAAAAGTACCTGTTTCAGGACAAGATGCTGAATTAGCTGCATTACAACGCATCGTTGAAGGTACGCAAACGATGACAGTATACAAACCAATTAAAGCGATTGCAACAAAAGCGGCGGAAATGGCTGTTGCTTTAGCAAAAGGTGAGAAAATCGAAACGAACCAGACGGTATCAAACGGCAAAATCGATGTGCCATCTGTCTTGCTTGATCCGATCGCAGTAACGAAAGATAACGTTGTAGACACAGTCATTAAAGACGGTTATCACAAATTAGAAGACGTATTTAAAAACGTACCGAAAGATCAATGGCCAAAACAATGA